A part of Desulfomicrobium baculatum DSM 4028 genomic DNA contains:
- the fliF gene encoding flagellar basal-body MS-ring/collar protein FliF, which yields MPPFLQNTLAKATDFWTDKSLAQRILLGGLLVSLLIAFFVMIFWMNKVDYRVLYSQLYQDDAASVVSYLQKEKIPYQITDSGATIMVPGDMVYEARIKLAGEGSLHGQGIGFELFDENSIGQTNFVQGINYQRALQGELSRTISELSEVESARVHLVLPNKSLFVEEQAPPSAAIMLKLKGGRSLGAQQVQAIVNLVSTSVEGMSAEHITLADSRGKILYEPKTDTDIAGLSSTQLEYQTSMQRSLEQRIEQLLLPIVGPGRVIARVNADLDFDRTTIRKEIFDPKSAVVRSEVKNEEESKGSANVDGGTPDPNYQGENDRTASGTAQESVRTSSTTNFDINKEEQQIIAQVGSIKRLSVAVLVDGKYIQQQDGTYAFEPLNAEQMEQIRQLSQRAVGFDDARGDAIEVSSISFGEPVGAEQAPLLDVASRYFQLLGKPLLNTLIILLFLLFVARPVVLALIRPKVDKPTVQTADQLGAAQELMALTEGLNEEDMAAVDAVKRIENAKHLAQQLVEQNMDQAVMIMRQWMTQGQGEA from the coding sequence ATGCCCCCCTTTCTGCAAAACACTCTGGCCAAGGCCACGGACTTCTGGACCGACAAATCCCTGGCCCAGCGTATCCTCCTGGGAGGACTGCTGGTCTCGCTGCTGATCGCTTTCTTCGTCATGATCTTCTGGATGAACAAGGTAGACTACAGGGTCCTTTACAGCCAGCTCTATCAGGACGACGCGGCCAGCGTGGTGAGTTACCTGCAAAAGGAAAAAATCCCCTACCAAATCACCGATTCCGGAGCCACCATCATGGTACCGGGTGACATGGTCTACGAAGCGCGGATCAAACTGGCCGGCGAAGGCTCGCTGCACGGTCAGGGCATCGGCTTCGAGCTCTTCGACGAGAACAGCATCGGGCAAACCAACTTCGTGCAAGGCATAAACTATCAGCGCGCGCTCCAGGGCGAACTGTCCCGCACCATCTCCGAGCTGTCCGAGGTGGAAAGCGCCCGCGTGCATCTGGTGCTGCCCAACAAGAGCCTCTTCGTCGAAGAGCAGGCCCCGCCCTCCGCGGCCATCATGCTCAAGCTCAAGGGCGGGCGCAGCCTTGGAGCGCAGCAGGTGCAGGCCATCGTCAACCTTGTCTCCACCAGTGTCGAAGGCATGAGCGCCGAACACATCACCCTCGCCGACAGCCGGGGCAAGATCCTCTATGAGCCCAAAACGGACACGGACATCGCGGGTCTGAGTTCGACCCAGCTTGAATACCAGACCAGCATGCAGCGCAGCCTGGAGCAACGCATCGAACAGCTCCTGCTGCCCATTGTCGGCCCTGGACGGGTCATCGCCCGGGTCAATGCCGACCTCGACTTCGATCGCACGACTATCCGCAAGGAAATTTTTGATCCCAAGTCCGCCGTGGTCAGGAGTGAGGTCAAGAACGAAGAGGAAAGCAAGGGCTCAGCCAATGTCGACGGCGGCACGCCCGACCCCAATTACCAGGGCGAGAACGACCGCACGGCGTCAGGCACTGCGCAGGAAAGCGTCCGCACCTCTTCCACCACGAATTTCGACATCAACAAGGAAGAACAGCAGATCATCGCCCAGGTCGGAAGCATCAAGCGTTTAAGCGTTGCCGTTCTCGTCGACGGCAAGTACATTCAGCAACAGGACGGCACGTACGCCTTTGAGCCTCTGAACGCCGAGCAGATGGAGCAGATCCGGCAGCTCAGCCAGAGAGCCGTCGGCTTTGACGACGCTCGCGGCGACGCCATCGAGGTCTCCTCGATCTCGTTTGGCGAGCCTGTCGGAGCCGAACAGGCCCCGCTTCTGGATGTTGCCTCGCGCTATTTCCAGCTGCTGGGCAAGCCGCTCCTCAACACGCTCATCATCCTCCTGTTCCTGCTCTTTGTGGCCCGCCCCGTCGTGCTGGCCCTGATCCGGCCCAAGGTCGACAAGCCCACGGTGCAGACCGCCGACCAGCTTGGCGCGGCCCAGGAGCTCATGGCCCTGACCGAAGGTTTGAACGAAGAGGACATGGCGGCCGTGGACGCGGTCAAGCGCATCGAAAACGCCAAGCACCTCGCACAGCAGCTCGTTGAACAGAACATGGATCAGGCCGTCATGATCATGCGCCAATGGATGACTCAGGGACAGGGAGAAGCATAA
- a CDS encoding ribonuclease catalytic domain-containing protein, with amino-acid sequence MSTSLSLQPGCIMEFLQDNQPVTAWVLDVQGPRLRVFTSGQRELKLPLSRALPWLGPQCPAGSSRQEMLDLLRTHNGRRERLAESVDALEIWDLAQGEVDEAGIDWFASLVFEDASPDQLAALGRKLLQTKTHFKFSPPQFEIYPLETVERRQEEMRKAQERERLVGFGQDFLRGLWDIFCKRKSALPQPDQEQSERIRELLMTRLCSPDDRDSDALWKTMSQGLPEDPHLPLFLAQAWGIVPPHFNFHLCRAQYYWEPDWAAAHAEAVTDLQERVLATRTEPSVSIVTIDSASTQDIDDGFALTRDENGFTLHLALACPCLGWEFGSPLDKAVLHRFTSLYLPEGTSHMLPEALGKDFFSLCAGQERPALVISFDLDPDGALRSFAPQITWIRIEANLTYTGVENEIEAGAPGMLHHARDLATLLRQARIREHAVIMDQPDPRMVLCNDPVNPEVTVVQSESTPEAQKIVSEFMILANKAMGSWARETDTALLFRTQNITLPAESAGVWTDPTDIYRIINNMGPSILECEPRRHATIGAKAYAPVTSPLRRYSDFINMAQILAKLTGQGRLLDKAALESLLPLLSSRAELVGQVQRMRPRYWKYEYFRQNHKKIRWSGIIVDPGSHLVTISLPDLQLFLKAPRKIFGDKIRLGQRFSIRIGKVDPLNNEIKIVEAWEEE; translated from the coding sequence ATGTCCACCTCTCTCTCCCTGCAGCCCGGGTGCATCATGGAATTCCTGCAGGACAACCAGCCCGTCACGGCCTGGGTCCTGGACGTCCAGGGCCCGCGCCTGCGGGTTTTCACCTCCGGACAGCGCGAGCTCAAGCTCCCCCTGTCCAGAGCCCTGCCCTGGCTTGGCCCCCAATGTCCGGCGGGCAGCAGCCGCCAGGAAATGCTCGACCTGCTGCGCACGCACAACGGCCGCCGGGAACGCCTGGCCGAATCCGTTGACGCGCTGGAGATCTGGGACCTGGCCCAAGGCGAAGTGGACGAAGCAGGCATTGACTGGTTCGCGAGCCTGGTCTTCGAAGACGCGAGTCCCGATCAGCTCGCGGCCCTGGGGCGCAAGCTCCTGCAGACCAAGACCCATTTCAAATTCTCCCCGCCCCAGTTCGAGATATATCCGCTGGAGACCGTGGAACGCCGCCAGGAAGAGATGCGCAAGGCTCAGGAGCGCGAGCGTCTGGTCGGCTTCGGCCAGGACTTCCTGCGCGGGCTGTGGGATATCTTCTGCAAGCGCAAGAGCGCCCTGCCCCAGCCCGACCAAGAGCAGTCGGAGCGCATCCGCGAACTGCTCATGACCCGCTTGTGCAGCCCCGACGACCGGGATTCGGACGCCCTGTGGAAGACCATGAGTCAAGGCCTGCCGGAAGACCCGCACCTGCCTCTGTTCCTGGCCCAGGCCTGGGGCATCGTGCCGCCGCATTTCAACTTCCACCTCTGCCGCGCCCAATATTACTGGGAGCCGGACTGGGCCGCGGCCCACGCCGAAGCCGTAACTGACTTGCAGGAGCGGGTTCTGGCTACGCGCACCGAGCCCTCCGTCAGCATCGTGACCATTGATTCCGCCAGCACCCAGGACATCGACGACGGCTTCGCGCTGACGCGTGACGAAAACGGGTTCACGCTGCATCTGGCCCTGGCCTGCCCCTGTCTGGGCTGGGAATTCGGCAGTCCCCTGGACAAGGCGGTGCTGCACCGCTTCACCTCCCTCTATCTGCCCGAAGGCACCAGCCACATGCTGCCCGAGGCCCTGGGCAAGGATTTCTTCAGCCTCTGCGCCGGACAAGAGCGTCCGGCCCTGGTCATCTCCTTTGATCTGGACCCGGACGGAGCCTTGCGCTCCTTTGCTCCGCAAATCACCTGGATCCGCATAGAGGCCAATCTGACCTACACGGGCGTGGAAAACGAGATCGAGGCAGGCGCTCCCGGCATGCTGCATCACGCCCGCGACCTGGCCACCCTGCTGCGGCAGGCGCGCATTCGCGAGCACGCGGTGATCATGGACCAGCCCGACCCGCGCATGGTCCTCTGCAATGACCCGGTCAACCCGGAGGTTACGGTCGTCCAGTCCGAATCCACGCCCGAAGCGCAAAAAATCGTGTCCGAGTTCATGATCCTGGCCAACAAGGCCATGGGTTCCTGGGCTCGGGAAACAGACACGGCCCTGCTTTTCAGAACCCAGAACATCACGCTGCCCGCCGAAAGCGCCGGCGTCTGGACCGATCCCACGGACATCTACCGCATCATCAACAACATGGGCCCCTCCATCCTCGAATGCGAACCCAGGCGCCACGCCACCATCGGGGCCAAGGCCTATGCGCCGGTGACCTCGCCGCTTCGGCGCTATTCCGACTTCATCAACATGGCCCAGATCCTGGCCAAGCTGACCGGGCAGGGACGATTGCTGGACAAGGCGGCGCTTGAGAGCCTGCTCCCGCTCTTGTCCAGCCGGGCCGAACTGGTCGGACAGGTGCAGCGCATGCGGCCGCGATACTGGAAATACGAATATTTCAGACAAAATCACAAAAAGATCCGCTGGTCCGGGATCATCGTCGATCCCGGCTCACACCTGGTGACCATTTCGCTGCCTGACCTGCAGCTCTTTCTGAAGGCCCCGCGCAAGATCTTTGGCGACAAAATCCGGCTCGGCCAGCGGTTTTCCATCAGAATCGGCAAGGTCGATCCCCTGAACAACGAGATCAAGATCGTCGAGGCCTGGGAAGAGGAATGA
- a CDS encoding tetratricopeptide repeat protein, translated as MSSHLDYEINKELGECYLFMGELDKAESYYHKAASSNGVHPDPYLGLATIAVQRGDLDQAMAMYQKAENIASSDKSIAGIALVSAHQGQEGKAFDLYLKALSLNPENIVALFGLVQVAHVLGRTAEAITPLEQHLELNPGKSEVRYALSGCLVSCGRKDEARAHLHRLLEMDPANASAAELLAQL; from the coding sequence ATGAGTTCGCATCTGGATTATGAAATCAACAAGGAACTTGGCGAATGTTATCTTTTCATGGGTGAGCTGGACAAGGCCGAGAGCTATTACCATAAAGCCGCAAGCAGCAACGGCGTCCACCCTGATCCATACCTGGGCCTTGCGACCATCGCAGTGCAGCGTGGGGACCTGGACCAGGCCATGGCCATGTATCAGAAGGCCGAGAATATCGCCTCTTCGGACAAGTCCATAGCGGGAATAGCCCTGGTCAGCGCCCATCAGGGCCAGGAAGGCAAGGCTTTTGATCTGTATCTGAAAGCCCTTTCCCTCAATCCTGAAAACATCGTCGCGCTTTTCGGGCTGGTTCAGGTCGCGCACGTGCTTGGACGCACGGCCGAGGCCATCACCCCCCTGGAACAGCATCTGGAGTTAAACCCCGGCAAAAGCGAAGTCCGCTATGCCTTGAGCGGATGCCTTGTGTCGTGTGGCCGCAAAGACGAGGCCAGGGCGCATCTGCATCGGCTTTTGGAGATGGACCCCGCCAACGCGTCGGCGGCCGAACTTCTGGCTCAGCTTTAG
- the flgB gene encoding flagellar basal body rod protein FlgB → MKSLFPDHIDLTAKVMDFQLQRQNIVSANLANINTPGYKARTLEFEKDLQAALGLSESGAVARTHPDHFPLAFAADQTEASVTKSLTPRVVQGVDNVDLDKEMAAMAKNNLLYNTLATVMQKSFTGLKQTIADGGK, encoded by the coding sequence ATGAAAAGCTTGTTTCCCGATCACATTGATCTGACGGCCAAGGTCATGGATTTTCAGCTCCAGCGTCAAAACATCGTCAGCGCCAACCTGGCAAACATCAATACGCCCGGCTACAAGGCGCGCACCCTGGAGTTCGAAAAAGACCTGCAGGCCGCCCTCGGACTCTCCGAATCCGGGGCTGTCGCCCGCACGCATCCAGACCACTTTCCTCTCGCCTTCGCCGCCGACCAGACCGAGGCCAGCGTCACCAAATCCTTGACGCCACGCGTGGTGCAGGGCGTGGACAACGTGGATCTCGACAAGGAAATGGCGGCCATGGCCAAGAACAATCTCCTTTACAATACACTTGCGACGGTGATGCAAAAAAGCTTCACCGGCCTGAAGCAAACCATCGCTGACGGAGGCAAATAA
- the plsY gene encoding glycerol-3-phosphate 1-O-acyltransferase PlsY: MVTIFWLAISYLLGAMPFGLLISRTCCGIDPREQGSGNIGATNVGRLCGTKYGALTLALDMLKGFLPVALAASFSDSSFFLTLVATAAVCGHMFSIFLHGKGGKGVATWVGAFVAISTSGTIICGLGFLAALYFYNFVSLASLVMVALMPVVLLFQGMFGAIPLALVLMALIFWKHSANIQRLMAGEEHPWKMK, encoded by the coding sequence ATGGTGACAATATTCTGGCTCGCAATCAGCTATCTTCTGGGTGCCATGCCCTTCGGCCTTTTAATCTCCAGAACCTGTTGCGGCATCGATCCGCGCGAACAGGGCAGCGGCAACATCGGAGCCACCAATGTCGGCCGTCTCTGCGGCACCAAGTATGGCGCCCTGACCCTGGCCCTGGACATGCTCAAAGGCTTCCTGCCCGTGGCCCTGGCCGCGAGCTTCTCGGATTCCTCCTTTTTTCTGACGCTGGTCGCCACGGCCGCGGTCTGCGGACATATGTTCTCCATATTTCTGCACGGCAAGGGCGGCAAAGGCGTGGCCACCTGGGTGGGAGCTTTCGTGGCCATCTCCACCTCCGGCACCATAATCTGCGGACTTGGTTTCCTGGCGGCCCTGTACTTCTATAATTTCGTATCCCTGGCCTCCCTGGTCATGGTCGCGCTCATGCCCGTGGTTCTGCTTTTCCAGGGCATGTTCGGCGCCATACCTCTGGCACTGGTGCTCATGGCGCTGATTTTCTGGAAGCACTCCGCAAACATCCAGCGCCTCATGGCCGGTGAAGAGCATCCCTGGAAAATGAAGTAG
- a CDS encoding phosphoribosylaminoimidazolecarboxamide formyltransferase, translated as MSDLKKMYHTLNRDSFPADLTLTVGGQTIRYAKKTWNIGGEQKGLRYGENPDQPAALYEVVESSFTMDGVAFQQGQHKLVSALTEENLIQSGKHPGKINLTDVDNGINMLQYLTAKPAAIILKHNNPCGAAWSDDGLFTALSRAFASDRIAAFGGTIIVNRTLDKDCADFISASYFEVIAAPDFTAEALTVLTAKKNLRIIRIPALGELEKIVGTPFLDIKSLVDGGLIIQASFRNRILTEDDFLPAETTKDGTTYLARKPSHREAEDLLFAWAVEAGVTSNSIIFARDGATVSIGTGEQDRVGCVELTIQKAYTKYADKLAFERHGLSLYELKQKALTDQGLATSLAEILAQTEQDKGGLPGTVLVSDGFFPFRDGVDLAIAQGVTAIAQPGGSIRDWEIIQAVNSATPQVAMVFTGQRSFKH; from the coding sequence ATGAGTGATCTCAAGAAGATGTATCATACACTGAACCGGGACTCCTTTCCGGCCGACCTGACCTTGACCGTGGGCGGGCAGACCATCCGCTACGCCAAGAAAACCTGGAACATCGGCGGCGAACAAAAAGGATTGCGCTACGGCGAAAACCCGGACCAGCCCGCCGCCCTCTACGAGGTGGTCGAGAGTTCCTTCACCATGGACGGAGTCGCTTTCCAGCAGGGGCAGCACAAGCTCGTTTCAGCCCTGACCGAGGAAAACCTGATCCAGTCCGGCAAACATCCGGGCAAGATCAACCTGACCGACGTGGACAACGGCATCAACATGCTCCAGTACCTGACAGCCAAGCCCGCCGCCATCATCCTGAAGCACAACAACCCCTGCGGTGCGGCCTGGTCCGATGACGGCCTGTTCACGGCCCTTTCCCGCGCCTTCGCCTCCGACCGCATCGCGGCCTTCGGCGGGACCATCATCGTCAACCGCACCCTCGACAAGGACTGTGCCGACTTCATAAGCGCAAGCTACTTCGAGGTCATCGCCGCCCCGGATTTCACCGCCGAGGCCCTGACCGTCCTGACTGCCAAGAAGAACCTGCGCATCATCCGCATCCCGGCGCTCGGCGAGCTGGAAAAAATCGTGGGCACTCCTTTTCTGGACATCAAATCCCTGGTCGACGGAGGGCTCATCATCCAGGCCTCCTTCAGGAACAGAATCCTGACCGAAGACGACTTCCTGCCCGCCGAGACGACCAAGGACGGCACCACCTATCTGGCCCGCAAACCCAGCCACCGCGAAGCCGAGGATCTGCTCTTCGCCTGGGCCGTGGAAGCCGGAGTGACCTCCAATTCCATCATCTTCGCCCGCGACGGGGCCACGGTGTCCATCGGCACGGGTGAACAGGACCGTGTCGGCTGCGTCGAACTGACCATCCAGAAGGCCTACACCAAGTACGCCGACAAGCTGGCCTTCGAACGCCACGGCCTCTCCCTGTACGAACTGAAGCAAAAGGCCCTGACGGATCAGGGACTGGCAACGTCCCTGGCCGAAATCCTGGCCCAAACCGAACAGGACAAGGGCGGTCTGCCCGGCACGGTCCTGGTTTCGGACGGATTCTTCCCCTTCCGCGACGGCGTGGATCTGGCCATTGCCCAGGGCGTGACCGCCATCGCCCAGCCCGGCGGCTCCATCCGCGACTGGGAAATCATCCAGGCCGTGAACAGCGCTACCCCGCAGGTGGCCATGGTCTTCACCGGCCAGCGCTCTTTCAAACACTAG
- the fliG gene encoding flagellar motor switch protein FliG — MAAPTGKLTGPQKTAILILALGDAFASEVFKKFERAEITAVSRAMAKLDSVSKEQAEDVLKEFNQAMTIGKEMLYGGPEQVRKMISSNLDSDTARYILDELDFDSGPVPFKELGNVSPKILAQILRNEHPQTLALILGHLPPDNAGNLLQNMAPGVRAEVLIRLAKLEAVAEEMLVEVDRVLQSQLIAIGGKEGRKVGGVNSVAEILNAIDRATEEEIMADIEEESAQLAEEIKQLMFVFEDIIKIDDRGIREVLKEISNEDLTMSLKTAPEELREKFFKNLSERAGNMIREDLEIMGPVKLSEVEAAQQNIVKQVRRLEAEGRIVIAGSGGEVLV, encoded by the coding sequence GTGGCTGCACCTACTGGAAAACTGACCGGCCCGCAGAAGACGGCCATTCTCATTCTTGCCCTTGGCGACGCCTTTGCCTCCGAGGTCTTCAAGAAATTCGAACGCGCCGAGATCACGGCCGTGTCCCGGGCCATGGCCAAGCTGGACTCGGTGAGCAAGGAGCAGGCCGAGGATGTCCTGAAGGAATTCAACCAGGCCATGACCATCGGCAAGGAGATGCTCTATGGCGGCCCCGAACAGGTCCGCAAGATGATCTCCTCCAATCTTGATTCCGACACGGCGCGCTACATCCTGGACGAGCTTGATTTTGATTCCGGGCCCGTGCCTTTCAAGGAACTCGGCAACGTCAGCCCCAAGATCCTGGCCCAGATCCTGCGCAACGAACATCCCCAGACCCTGGCGTTGATTCTCGGCCATCTTCCGCCGGACAACGCAGGAAATCTTCTTCAGAACATGGCCCCAGGCGTACGGGCCGAGGTGCTCATCCGCCTGGCCAAGCTCGAAGCCGTGGCCGAGGAGATGCTGGTCGAGGTCGACCGGGTCCTGCAGAGCCAGCTCATCGCCATCGGCGGCAAGGAAGGCCGCAAGGTCGGCGGCGTCAATTCCGTGGCGGAAATCCTGAACGCCATCGACCGAGCCACGGAAGAAGAGATCATGGCCGACATCGAGGAAGAAAGCGCGCAGTTGGCCGAAGAGATCAAGCAGCTCATGTTCGTCTTCGAGGACATCATCAAGATCGACGACCGTGGCATCCGCGAAGTCCTCAAAGAAATCAGCAACGAAGACCTGACCATGTCCCTGAAGACGGCCCCCGAGGAGCTGCGCGAGAAGTTCTTCAAGAACCTGTCCGAGCGCGCAGGCAACATGATCCGCGAGGACCTGGAGATCATGGGACCGGTCAAGCTGTCCGAAGTGGAGGCCGCGCAGCAGAACATCGTCAAGCAGGTCAGACGACTGGAGGCCGAAGGCCGCATCGTCATCGCCGGCAGCGGAGGCGAAGTCCTTGTCTGA
- the flgC gene encoding flagellar basal body rod protein FlgC: MDFMTAIDVGASALKAERTHLNVISMNLANAKTTRTVDGGPYRRKEVVFKETEVQSPFSKAMNSALDQDVKGVRVESVQNDRRPLKQVYEPGHPDADEEGYVSYPDINVVEEMTNMLSAMRAYEANVSTITTSKSMFSKALEIGR; encoded by the coding sequence ATGGACTTCATGACCGCCATCGATGTCGGTGCGTCCGCGCTCAAGGCCGAACGCACCCATTTGAATGTCATTTCCATGAATCTGGCCAACGCCAAAACGACCAGAACCGTGGACGGCGGCCCCTATCGCCGCAAAGAAGTCGTTTTCAAGGAGACCGAAGTGCAGAGCCCCTTTTCCAAGGCCATGAACTCGGCCCTGGATCAGGACGTCAAAGGGGTGCGGGTCGAATCCGTCCAGAATGACAGACGGCCGCTGAAGCAGGTCTACGAGCCGGGGCATCCGGACGCCGACGAGGAAGGCTATGTCAGCTACCCGGACATCAACGTGGTGGAAGAGATGACCAACATGCTCTCGGCCATGCGCGCCTACGAGGCCAATGTCTCGACCATCACCACGTCCAAAAGCATGTTCTCAAAGGCCCTTGAAATCGGGCGTTAA
- the fliE gene encoding flagellar hook-basal body complex protein FliE, giving the protein MAVSPLAIKAYSAASELLRNPKSLDAKNNSTKEATQSFAETIEESLAKVNDMQGEKSLMIQDFVSGKNQNVHELMITLQKAGLAMDMTSAVRNKVMQAYQEIMRIQF; this is encoded by the coding sequence ATGGCGGTATCACCTTTGGCCATCAAGGCCTATTCCGCGGCAAGCGAGCTCTTGAGGAACCCCAAGAGCCTTGACGCCAAAAACAACTCCACCAAGGAAGCAACCCAGTCCTTCGCCGAGACCATCGAAGAGTCCCTGGCCAAGGTCAACGATATGCAGGGCGAAAAATCGCTCATGATCCAGGATTTTGTCTCGGGCAAAAACCAGAATGTGCATGAGCTCATGATCACCCTGCAAAAAGCCGGACTGGCCATGGATATGACCTCCGCTGTCCGCAACAAGGTCATGCAGGCATACCAGGAAATAATGCGCATCCAGTTCTGA
- a CDS encoding IMP cyclohydrolase, translated as MNMLPIRRAILSVTDKSGLDDFARFLQEQGVELVSTGGTRKKLVQAGLKVRSVSDVTGFPEILGGRVKTLHPHVHAGILADKDDSTHMQTLKDLRLTPFDLVCVNLYNFAEAVRQTLEDKQAVEQIDIGGPTMLRASAKNFHSVAVIPGPSYYAECMQEMKDNGGCLSLAFRKRMAVATFALTSEYDRMITEYLSRS; from the coding sequence ATGAACATGTTGCCAATTCGCCGGGCCATCCTGAGCGTTACAGATAAATCAGGCCTTGATGACTTTGCCCGTTTTCTGCAAGAGCAGGGAGTGGAGCTGGTTTCCACCGGGGGCACTCGCAAGAAACTCGTCCAGGCGGGTTTGAAGGTGCGTTCCGTCAGCGATGTGACCGGTTTTCCGGAGATCCTGGGCGGCCGGGTCAAGACCCTGCACCCGCACGTGCATGCCGGAATCCTGGCGGACAAGGACGATTCCACCCACATGCAGACCTTGAAAGATCTGCGTCTGACGCCTTTTGACCTTGTCTGCGTCAATCTCTACAACTTTGCCGAAGCCGTGCGTCAGACCCTGGAAGACAAGCAGGCCGTCGAGCAGATCGACATCGGCGGGCCGACCATGCTGCGCGCCTCGGCCAAGAATTTCCATTCCGTGGCCGTCATTCCGGGTCCGTCCTACTATGCCGAATGCATGCAGGAGATGAAGGACAACGGCGGCTGCCTTTCCCTGGCCTTCCGCAAGCGCATGGCCGTGGCGACCTTTGCCCTGACCTCGGAATACGACCGCATGATCACCGAGTACCTGAGCCGCTCCTGA
- the hflX gene encoding GTPase HflX gives MASKPLGNLTGLKPSQITAISRLYNRRFPDQGGCTPDQARELAILSRGVSRQLGVLINRKGVPVMVIVGEQDGILIPELSRHRQADSRLSGLRLLHTHLDSSLLTQEDLMDMVFLRLDAVSVLTVSSDGAPITCQIAHILPPNADELPYQVHPAMIWDDVDFDFGAGVRALEDELARTGQSVATTAREGAAILVSVASESKSAQERSLAELAELAATAGLDVVGQVVQRVTRVNPKLILGRGKLAELEVLALQKNAATLVFDQELTPTQQRNLSEITERKVLDRTQLILDIFAQHAQTREGKMQVEMAQLKYMMPRLVGQSRALSRLAGGIGGRGPGESRLEMDRRKIRERIAQIKTELGSVRKHRKSTRSRRDKAGLPIVSLVGYTNAGKSTLLNTLTKSVVLAENKLFATLDPTSRRLRFPEDREIILTDTVGFIRHLPADLREAFMATLEELESADVLVHVADASHPEMEAQVQAVESILRDLSIDGIPRILALNKIDRISEETRQTLGYVYPDAVFISAIERPTLAPLVDRVKALL, from the coding sequence ATAGCATCCAAACCTCTCGGCAATCTGACAGGCCTCAAGCCCAGTCAGATCACGGCCATTTCCCGACTCTACAACAGGCGCTTCCCCGATCAGGGCGGATGCACTCCCGACCAGGCCCGGGAACTGGCCATCCTGAGCCGCGGCGTCAGCCGACAGCTCGGCGTGCTCATCAACCGCAAGGGCGTGCCGGTCATGGTCATTGTCGGCGAGCAGGATGGCATCCTGATCCCCGAGCTTTCACGTCATAGGCAAGCCGATTCCCGCCTTTCCGGCCTGCGTCTGCTGCACACCCATCTTGATTCGTCCCTGCTGACCCAGGAAGACCTCATGGACATGGTCTTTCTGCGTCTGGACGCGGTCAGCGTGCTGACGGTGTCCTCCGACGGGGCGCCCATAACCTGCCAGATCGCCCATATCCTGCCGCCCAACGCCGATGAGCTGCCCTATCAGGTGCACCCGGCCATGATCTGGGACGATGTGGATTTCGATTTCGGCGCGGGCGTCAGGGCCCTGGAAGACGAACTTGCGCGGACGGGCCAGAGCGTGGCTACCACGGCCCGCGAGGGCGCGGCCATTCTGGTCAGCGTGGCTTCGGAGTCCAAGAGCGCGCAGGAGCGATCTTTGGCGGAGCTGGCGGAGCTGGCCGCCACCGCTGGACTGGACGTTGTGGGGCAGGTCGTGCAGCGGGTGACCAGGGTCAACCCCAAGCTCATCCTCGGCCGGGGCAAGCTTGCCGAACTGGAAGTGCTGGCCCTGCAGAAGAATGCCGCGACCCTGGTTTTCGATCAGGAGCTGACCCCCACGCAGCAGCGCAACCTGAGCGAGATCACCGAGCGCAAGGTCCTGGACCGCACGCAGCTCATTCTCGATATTTTTGCCCAGCACGCTCAGACCCGCGAGGGCAAGATGCAGGTCGAGATGGCCCAGCTCAAATACATGATGCCGCGCCTGGTGGGGCAGAGCAGGGCTTTAAGCCGTCTGGCCGGCGGCATCGGCGGTCGCGGTCCGGGCGAGTCGCGCCTGGAGATGGATCGTCGGAAGATCCGCGAGCGTATCGCCCAGATCAAGACTGAGCTCGGCAGCGTGCGTAAGCACCGCAAGTCCACGCGCAGTCGTCGCGACAAGGCCGGGCTGCCCATTGTCTCCCTGGTCGGGTACACCAACGCGGGCAAGTCCACGCTTTTGAACACCCTGACCAAGAGCGTGGTCCTGGCCGAGAACAAGCTTTTCGCCACCCTTGATCCCACCAGCCGCCGCTTGCGCTTTCCCGAGGACCGGGAAATCATCCTGACCGACACGGTGGGCTTTATCCGCCATCTGCCCGCTGATCTGCGCGAGGCCTTCATGGCCACCCTGGAGGAGCTTGAGAGCGCGGACGTGCTGGTGCATGTGGCCGACGCCTCCCATCCGGAAATGGAGGCCCAGGTCCAGGCGGTGGAGTCCATCCTGCGCGACCTGTCCATTGACGGCATTCCCCGCATCCTGGCCCTGAACAAGATCGACCGCATCAGCGAAGAGACACGCCAGACCCTTGGTTACGTCTACCCCGACGCGGTCTTCATCTCCGCCATCGAACGCCCGACCCTGGCTCCGTTGGTGGATCGGGTCAAAGCGCTGCTGTGA